One region of Sphingobacteriales bacterium genomic DNA includes:
- a CDS encoding DedA family protein — protein sequence MTPQELTAIYLATATAIFIEGETALIASSFAAKIGYLNFPLVFFIAYFSTISYDWVWFFIGRWRGRKYIESRKGLQKMKIKVDNFLNKRQTLFLLIYRFLYGFRGAICLIVGLSQVKAKKFISLSLITTLIWTAIYSGLGFFFGKVLEKKLSNFQSSAPFILLGIACLGIILYSITTYSTGKKFFKSKE from the coding sequence ATGACCCCACAGGAATTAACTGCCATCTATCTGGCAACAGCAACAGCCATTTTCATCGAAGGTGAAACTGCCCTGATTGCGTCTTCCTTTGCTGCTAAAATCGGTTATTTAAATTTCCCGCTTGTATTTTTCATTGCTTATTTCTCAACTATATCTTACGACTGGGTCTGGTTTTTTATAGGCCGGTGGAGAGGCAGAAAATATATTGAATCCAGAAAAGGGCTTCAAAAAATGAAAATAAAAGTGGACAACTTCCTCAATAAAAGGCAAACCTTGTTTCTGCTTATTTATCGTTTTCTCTATGGATTCAGAGGTGCTATTTGTCTGATTGTAGGCCTTAGCCAGGTGAAGGCAAAAAAATTCATTTCGCTCAGCCTCATTACTACCCTGATATGGACTGCTATTTACTCCGGACTTGGGTTCTTTTTTGGAAAAGTATTAGAAAAAAAGCTGAGCAATTTTCAAAGCTCAGCTCCTTTTATTTTGCTTGGAATAGCCTGTCTGGGGATTATTCTTTACTCCATTACCACTTACTCTACCGGTAAAAAGTTTTTTAAAAGTAAAGAATAA